The window CTTCGACGTCGCTGCCGCGATGGAGCTCGTCCGAGAGTGCGGCCTTCCCCGGCCCTGGCTGGTGGGATGGTCGTTCGGCACCGAGCTCGCGCTGAAGTACGGCCGCGATCACGACGTCGAGGGGATCATCCTGCTGTCGCCGCCGCTGCACCGGGCGACCGAGGCCGATCTCGCGGGCTGGGCCGGGGATCTGCGCCCTGTGATCGCCCTCATCCCCGAGTTCGACGACTATCTGCGTCCGGATGCCGCTCGGGAGCGGTTCGCGGCGATCCCGCACGCGACGCTCATCCCCGTCGAGGGCGGCAAGCACCTCTGGGTCGGCGAGAATCAGACGCGGCGCGTGCTCACCGAGATCGTGGCGGTGGTCAATCCCGATGCGCTGCCCCTGCCCGTCGAGTGGGACGGTCCGGTCGCCGACCCGGCATGAGCGCTCGGGGGCGTCACAGCTCGTTCTGCCGGGGGATGATCACCTGCCGGTAGATGATCAGGATGCTGGCGGCGACGGGGATCGCGACCAGCGCTCCGAGGAGTCCGAGCAGTGACCCGCCCGCGAGAGCCGCGATGACCACGACGGCGCCCGGGATCGAGACCGCGCGGTTCATGATGCGGGGGGAGATGACGTAGGCCTCGATCTGCATGTAG of the Microbacterium invictum genome contains:
- a CDS encoding alpha/beta fold hydrolase, producing MEIRGPVLLPARREDVELRTVDGLTLVGELATPEHAAPVATLVTLHPLPTAGGFMDSHILRKAAGRLPALADLAVLRFNTRGTTSVRGTSEGSFDGGRSEAFDVAAAMELVRECGLPRPWLVGWSFGTELALKYGRDHDVEGIILLSPPLHRATEADLAGWAGDLRPVIALIPEFDDYLRPDAARERFAAIPHATLIPVEGGKHLWVGENQTRRVLTEIVAVVNPDALPLPVEWDGPVADPA